In Siniperca chuatsi isolate FFG_IHB_CAS linkage group LG20, ASM2008510v1, whole genome shotgun sequence, the following proteins share a genomic window:
- the LOC122867990 gene encoding uncharacterized protein LOC122867990 — protein sequence MWHREYFPLVTEAMGAVRVLFIYVLTVWLAKGSCLPVGGANERHDNGLQRRMRDLSPNEISIKKALVLVQSMESMLQQDAKEVQLESNEVEAKASIGHKKFVQFLNSPKDIKTEKDDNLHSDNVTAAAADNVTASDNVTAAAADNVTASDNVTAAAADNVTASDNVTAAAADNVTASDNVTAARRRQRDGQRQRVTAAAADKRDGQRQRDCSRRPTTRDGQRQRDCSRRRRVTASDNA from the exons ATGTGGCACAGGGAGTATTTTCCCTTGGTGACTGAAGCAATGGGAGCTGTTCGggtcttgtttatttatgtgctgaCTGTTTGGCTTGCCAAAG GCTCTTGTTTGCCAGTTGGTGGTGCAAATGAAAGACATGATAATGGGCTGCAGAGGAGAATGCGAG ATTTGTCTCCCAATGAGATCTCCATAAAGAAGGCCCTTGTCCTAGTCCAGTCAATGGAATCCATGTTGCAGCAAGATGCTAAAGAAG TACAACTGGAAAGCAATGAAGTGGAAGCTAAGGCATCAATTGGCCACAAGAAATTTGTACAATTCCTGAACAGCCCAAAAGACATCAAAACTGAGAAGGATGACAATCTAcacagcgacaacgtgactgcagcagccgccgacaacgtgacggccagcgacaacgtgactgcagccgccgccgacaacgtgacggccagcgacaacgtgactgcagccgccgccgacaacgtgacggccagcgacaacgtgacggcagccgccgccgacaacgtgacggccagcgacaacgtgacggcaGCGCGCCGCCGACagcgtgacggccagcgacaacgcgtgacTGCAGCCGCCGCCGACAagcgtgacggccagcgacaacgtgactgcagccgCCGCCCGACAAcgcgtgacggccagcgacaacgtgactgcagccgCCGCCGAcgcgtgacggccagcgacaacgcgtga